A stretch of DNA from Thiomicrospira sp. XS5:
GCCGCCTGGATAGACGGCTCCATGCCCACTCGCGCCGAAACCATTAACGGTTATGTGCAGGGCATGCACCAAAACTGGATGGCGTACCAGGCCAGGGTGAACTTAGGTCAACGCGAGGCGGGCAATTTCACCATTGAAACCCGTTACCGCTATAACCCCGATGTGGAAAGTCTGCCGGCCATGATTCCCGCCGTCATTCCATTGTTAATGTTGATGTTCCCAGCCATGCTCGCCGCCTTATCCGTAGTGCGTGAAAAAGAACTGGGGTCCATCATCAATCTTTATGTCACTCCCGTGACTCGGACCGAATTTCTGCTGGGCAAACAACTGCCCTACATTGTCTTAGCCACGGTCAATTTCATTTTATTATTGATTTTGTCGGTCACCGCTTTTCAGGTTCCCATTACCGGGAGCGTGTTGGCGTTATTATTGGCGGGTGTTTTATTCAACATCGTCGCCACCGGAATCGGCCTATTCGCCTCAACGTTCACCAAAAGCCAGATTGCCGCAATGGTACTGACCATGATCGGCACCATGATTCCGGCGGTGCAATTTTCCGGACTGTTGAATCCGGTGGATTCAATGGAAGGGGCCGGACGAATCGTCGGTGAAACCTACCCGGCCACCTACATGTTTGAAATCAGCCGTGGCGCGTTCAGTAAGGCACTCGGGTTTCCCGACTTACACCAATCTTTCTGGCCGATTATGATTGCCATTCCGGTCATTCTGACCTTGGCGATCGTCCTACTGAAAAAGCAGGAGCGTTGAACCATGCAAGCGCTTAAAAACATTATTCGTCTCGGCGTCAAAGAACTGTGGAGCCTGTATCGCGACCCGGGCATGATGATACTGATTCTGTACATCTTCACTTTCGCCATTTACAGCTCGGCCACGGCCAAACCCGACACCCTGCATATGGCGCCCATCGGCATCGTGGACGAAGACGACTCCCGACTGTCGCAGCGCATCGTGTCGGCGTTTTTCCCGCCCAAATTCGAAACACCGGCCAAGCTCTCCATCAACCAGATCGACCGGGCATTGGATTCCGGGCGTTATACCTTTGTCATCAATATTCCACCCAACTTCCAACGCGACATCCTCGCCGGTAAAAAAACCGAAATTCAGTTGAACATCGATGCCACCCGCATGAGTCAATCTTTCAGCGGCAACAATTACATTCAACAGATCATCAATCAGGAAGTCTCGGAATTTTTACAAGGCTACCGCTCCATCGAGGCCGGCCAAGTCGCCATCGTCAATCGAATGCGTTTCAATCCCAATCTGGAAGAATCCTGGTTCGGCGCCATTATGGAAATCATCAATAACGTCACCATGCTGTCGATTATGTTAACCGGCGCGGCCTTGATTCGAGAACGGGAACACGGCACGATTGAACACTTGCTGGTCATGCCCGTCACCCCGGCGGAAATCATGATTGCCAAAATCTGGTCCATGTCTCTGGTGGTGATCGTATCGACGTTTTTATCCCTGAATTTGGTGGTGCGTGGCGCACTGGACGTCCCCATAGAAGGGTCGACCTTGCTGTTTCTAGTGGGCGCCTTGCTTCACCTGTTCGCGACGACCTCCATGGGCATTTTTCTGGCCACCATTGCCCGCAGCATGCCGCAGTTTGGCATGCTGATCGTATTGGTTCTTTTGCCGTTGGAAATCCTGTCGGGCGGGACGACACCGCGTGAAAGCATGCCGGAAATCATTCAAAACATCATGCTGGTGGCACCGACCACGCATTTTGTGGAGCTGAGTCAGGCCATCTTGTATCGCGCCGCCGGATTCGACGTGGTCTGGCCACAGTTTCTGGCCTTGTTCTGCATCGGCAACGCGCTGTTCATATTTTCATTAATGCGCTTCCGCAAAACCATCAGCCAGATGGCATAAACCCAAGCCGACAACAAATAGAAAAAACGCCCAGGCCTGGGCGTTTTTGGATAAGACGGAGAAACACCTTGGTCGCTCAAGCAGCCAGCCAACCGAAAGTGAATTTCAACAGCAAGGTGACCAACAACAGCACCAACACGCCGGCGGCGTACAGACCGGCAAACCAGCGCCAGGAAGCGCCGCGTTTAGCCTCAGTAACCTTCTTCAAAATCTTCCACCTTGCCTGCAAAAATTCGATAACCCCAGAGCGTATAGGCCAACACCAACGGGAGGAAAATCAAAACGCCCGGCAGAGCGAACCACAAGCTGCTTTCCGGTGCGTGCAATTCCCACAAGGTCACCTGGTGCGGCAACAGGAACGGAAAGAGCCCGGCCACCAAACCGACAAAGCCCATCACAAACAAGCCCACCGCCAACCAGAAAGGCCGTGCACCGCACTCATTGCCATCCAGAGCGCGATACAACCAAAAGCCGAACACCGCACTCAAGACCGGCATCGGCAACAGATACAGCGCATTCAACCCTTCCAACCAGCGGGTACGCACCCACTCATTGCTGTACAACATCCACAAGCTGACGATGACCAAACTCACCATCATCGCCACCACCAAACGGCGGCCCAATCGCGCCGCCCGCACCAGCAGATCACCACGGGTTTTCAGCACCAGATAGCAACTGGCCAATAACGCATAGGCCGCCACCACCGACAGTCCGGTGAAAATCGTAAACGGCGTGACCCAGTGCAATACAAACATCTCACCGACCATTTCGCCACCTTGCACCACCGCGCCCAGCACCATACCCTGGCACATCGCCGCCAAGGTCGAACCGCCGAAAAAGGCCGCATCCCAAACCCGCTTGGAACGCACCGACTTAAAACGGTATTCAAACGCCACCCCACGCAGAATCAGCCCGACCAACATCAACACCAACGGCACATACAGGGAAGACAGCAAATGCGCATAAGCGGCCGGAAAGGCCGCGAACAGCACTACGCCGCCAAACACCAACCAGGTTTCGTTGCCGTCCCAAACGTGCGAAATCGAACGCATCACCGTATCACGTTCGCCCTCGCCGTCAAACCAAGGGTAAAGCACGCCCAAGCCCAAATCGAAGCCATCCAGAATCACGTACATCAATACGCCGAAGCCGAGCAGCAAAAAATAAAATAACGCCAATTCCTGTTCCATTATCGCGCTCCTCCTTCGGTGGGTTTGTCGGCCACTTGTTTTACCAGCGCCTTGGCATAGCCCGGCAATTCCGGCGCGTTCAATTGCGATTCCAACGCCTCGAGCGATGGTGCGCCCTGACGCAACAGTTTCCGCATGAAATACAAATACGCCAGCAACAAGGTTCCGTACAACACCACAAACACGCTCAGCGACCACAGCACCTTTTCCGCCGGTAACGGCGACGCCACCTCCATGGTGCGCACCAAGCCTTCCACCAGCCAAGGCTGGCGCCCGGTTTCGGTCACATACCAGCCCGCCAAGGTCGCAATCGACCCCACCGGCCACATCCAGCGCGCCACGGTCAAAAACGGTTTATTTTCATACAGACGGCTCTTGCGGCGTAACCACAAGGCCCACAAACTGACGAACAACATCAGAAAACCGATCCCGACCATTACCCGGAACGAGAAAAACACAATCGGCACATACGGCCGGTCTTCCGGCGGCACCGACGTCAACCCCTGCGCGCCGCCATCCAGAGTGTGCGTCAAAATCAACGAGCCCAAATGCGGAATCGCCACTTCGTAATCGTTACGCTCTTCTTCCATATTCGGCCAAGCAAACAACACCAGTGGCAACGGCTGTTCGTGCTCCGGCCAAATCCCTTCAATCGCCGCCAGCTTCACCGGCTGATATTCCTTAACGTTCAAACCGTGACCGTCGCCGACAAAAATCTGTAACGGCACCAACACCAGCGTGCCCCATAACGCCATCGACAAGCTTTTTTTGGCCCATTGCGCCTGCTGATCACGCAACACATGCCAGGCACTCACCGCAATGATAATGAACGATGCCGTCAGCATCGCCGCCAACAACATATGCGCCACACGGTGCGGCATCGACGGATTGAAAATCACTTCCCACCAATCGCGCACCTGAAAGTGTCCGTCCACCAACTCGTAACCCGCCGGGGTTTGCATCCAGGAGTTGGCCGACAAAATCCAAAACGCCGACAACCAGGTGCCCAGCATGACGATGACCGTGGCGAAAAAATGCATCCGCTCGCTGACGCGCTGCCAACCGAACAGCATCACGCCGAGAAACCCGGCTTCCAGGAAAAACGCCGTCAGCACTTCATACGCCAGCAACGGCCCCAACACCGGGCCGACCTTCTCGGAAAAGCCGGAAAAATTGGTGCCGAACTCAAACGATAGAACAATGCCGCTGACTACCCCCATGCCGAAGGTCACGGCAAAGGGTTTGATCCAGAATTTCGCCAATTGAAAATACACCGGATTGCGGGTTTTCAGCCACAGGCCTTCCCAAATGGCAATGGCGGTGGCTAAACCGATGGTGATGGAAGGAAAAAGAATGTGAAAACTGACCGTCAAGGCGAATTGCATGCGGGACAAAATCGCGGCATCGAGTTCCATAGGACGTCCTGAAGCTGGTTGGAAGAGGTACGCACATTCTAGTACAAAATCATACAGATAGTAAGTGTATAAATTTCCAACCCTCGTCAGCCGGGCACAGAACGGACATCATGCAAATATCACCAGGCCTGGTGATATTTGATACTTGAAAAAATTTGGAGGCGGACGGTTAAGCGTCAGTCGGCCGGAGCCGATTCGATGCGGTTTCGGCCGCCTTTTTTCGCCGCATACAAAAACTGGTCAGCGGCTTCGATTAAGGAATAGGACGCCAGGGTCGCGTCCGGTGTCACCGTCGCCACCCCCTGACTGACCGTCACCACCGGCGCGGTTTGCGACGCCACATGCGGAATCGCCAAAGTATGAATCGCATCGGCGCAGCGTTCCGCCAGAGTTTTCGCCTGAACGGCATCCGTCCCAGGCAACAACAAGGCAAACTCCTCGCCGCCGTAACGCGCCAGCAAGCCCGGCGACTCCACCACGTCCGACAAAGCCTTCGCCACCTGAATCAGGCATTCATCGCCTTTGTAATGACCGTAGTGGTCGTTATAAGCTTTGAAAACATCAATATCCAACAGAATCATCGACACCGGCGTTTGCGTACGACCGGCTTCCGCCCAGGCGTCATCCAGCTTTCGGTCGAAGCGGCGACGGTTCGGCACATGGGTCAGCCCGTCCAAAAACGACATCCGTTCCAATTCGCGGTTCAACTCTTTCAAGGCTTCTTCGTTTTGCTTGCGTTCGGTGATGTCGAACATAAAGCCCACCAGCGATTCCACCTCGCCGTCGTCCTTGCGCACCACATGCACCACGTCGCGAATCCAAATGTAATCACCGTTTTGGGTCAGGGCGCGATAATCGGCTTCATGGTCGATGCCGCTTTTGGATTGCGACACGCAGAAATTCACCACGCGCTCACGGTCGTCCGGATGCATGCGCTCCACCCAGTCGTCAATCGACTTCCAACTGTTCTGGGGCCAGCCCAGCAGGGTTTCAATTTGCGGGCCGATATAGGAAAACGTCAGGGTTGGCCAGTCAATCTGCCACGGAATCGCCTTGGTGGATTCCAATAATGTCTGGTAAAGATCGTCGTTCATCGTTCGGATTGGCTTGGGAGTTAAATGCGAAGCCTAGAGTATAAGGTTTTTACTCCTGGACGTGGCAAATTTATTTCCCGAAAACCACCAGGCCTGGGCATTTTCGGAATTCTTGACGTTTCGGGTTTTGAATCGGTTAAGACGCTTTGGTGGCGGATGCTTCCGTTTCCGTCGGTGCCGCGTCCGTCGCCATGACGCGCAAAATCACAAACAACGATAGCACCGTAAACGCCAGCGACACCAGCAGAATCGCTTTGTAGCCGACGAACTCGGCAATGTAACCCGCGCCCAAGGCGGAAATCACACACGCCAACGCCGTGGTGGAATTGAAAATCCCCAGCGCCTCGCCTTGCGACAAGGAACTGAGTTCCGCACTCCAGGAAGTGCCGCCCACAATCAACGGCGACCAGGACGCCGGAATCAACACAAACGCCAAACCACCGATGAAAAATGCCAAACCGTGGAAATTGAAATAGGCGAAAAACGCCATCAATCCAACCGCCAGCAAACTGGCCAAAATGCCCGCCAACACCACTTTTCCGTCGCCGATTTTCTCACCCAACATCCCCGCCGGAGCATACAGGAAAATGCCGATAATCGCCCCCAACGCATTGTAAACCGACGACACATCCGCGTCCATGTCGAACACCGAGCGCATCAACAGCGGATACAGGTTATACAGCAACCAATTGCCAAGCATAATGAAAAACCAACCGACAATGAACAAACCGAAACGCGACGTCAACAACGCCGGGATTTTCAAAATCGCCTGATGAAAAGACAGCTCCAGTTTGCTCAACAACACCATCGGCGAGCGGAACGGCAAATGGCGTTTATGCTGAAACTGGCCGCGCAATCTGGGATGAGCCTGCTGTTTACGCATCGACGGAATCGACGCATACCCCACCAACATGCCAGGAATCATCAAAGCCGCCGCCAACAGGTACGCCACCGCCGGTTCCGGGAACAACACCGCCGCAGCCGCCAAACCAATTGCCTGCCCGACACCGTAAAGCGTTTGCATCACGCCGATGCGCTCATCCCATTCCGACTTTTCATAACGCTCGACAATGAAAATCCCCGCCACCGTGTTCGACGCCACCGACCCGAAGCCTTGCAAAAAGGCCAGAATCAACCAAAAGCTGGTGTCCTGCACATACGGGAAAAACACCAGCGCCCCGCCCAGCAACACAAACCCGGACAAATACAACGGCTTGTGCAAGGCAAAGCGGTCGCTCAACATCCCCACCAAAGGTCCGAGCAATTGCCCCACGTAAAAGCTCGCCACCACCAGCCCGGCCGTGGACGCGCCTGCGTGTTCCGACACAATCAACGGCATCAGAATCGGCACAATCCCCAATACCACGATGCCCTGAAAACCATACCCGTAAAACCACGGCGAGCCGAAACGCTTAAAACTTGCCCACTTCATCCCATTGTCCTTTTTTGCTGTTTGCCGGATTCAAAGGCGCCATAAACTCACCGCGCTGACCGCGACAATGGAAAACACACCAGACAGGCGTCCGCTTGACGAACACCCAGAAGACAGGCCGAAATAGCCCAACCTTTGAAACATTTTTACATGATTTGAATATAAGCCAACTTCGGTTTTATTACCGACTAGCCTTTTACTAAAAAATAAAAAACCACCAAATTTGGTGGCCCTAAATACTTACTTGCTTACCATAACTGAAGAAAGCTAAAACTTTTAGTACTTTTATAAATTTTCTAACGCAAACTTACTCTAGTTTGCAAAACCCTTTCTGAGCCAGATTCATATCTAAAACGGCTTTTTTTCCCTCATTGGCATCAACAAGTTCGAGATCTGATCCGCCTACAAACACTCCCATTTTCATGTACTGTTCAATAAAATAAATTTTTCCACTTTCAGTTTTAAGTACTAGGTGATTTGGAGAAAATTCTGACTCTGTTGAAATCGTATGCTCTTTATCGCCTTTAACTTCTTGGTAGAAAAAAATATTTGGCGCTGTCTGCCCAATACAGACATCATCAATCCATATATTCTTCTTTACAGAAGCACCTAAACCATGTGTTCTAAAAATATACAATCCGGCATTACCATTAGTAGGAGCCTGAAAAGTTTTGGCTTTATCGGAAATATCTTTTCTTTCCAGTGGAACTGAAGCACAGCCTGTAAAGAACACAGAAAAAATTACAATCGAAGCTACTTTTAAGTACATTTAAATTTGTTCCTCTCATTTAAGCCTTTTTGACTGTAAAAAGGCATTTATTTATCTAAAATCGATATCATATTAAGTTAGTCTTATTACGTATGTCAATTAAATTGCCGAGTGCAATCTCGCGGGAATGGATTACAATAAGGCTTCGCACAACCAGCCACACAGTCGGCAAGACGTTTCTGAACCCGAAAAACGATATGACAACATCCAGACCCATCGGCGTATTCGATTCCGGCATCGGCGGCCTGCCCATTGCCCGTCAAATCCGCGCACTGCTCCCCAACGAAAACATCGTCTATGTCGCCGACACCTTGCACACTCCTTACGGCGAAAAGACCGAAGACTACATTCTGCAACGTTCGCTGGCCGTCACCGATTTTCTGCTGGCGCAACACGCCAAAGCCATTGTCGTGGCCTGCAACACCGCCACCATGGTCAGCATCAAAACCCTGCGCGAGCGCCATGCCGTGCCGTTTATCGGCGTGGAACCCGGCGTCAAACCCGCCGCCATTCACACCCAAACCGGCGTCATCGGCGTGCTCGCCACGGAAAAAACCCTCACCAGCGATGCCTTCAACCAATTGGCAAAGCGCGTCGCCGGAAACGTGCAAATGGAAATCCAACCCTGCCCGAAACTCGTGCGGCTGGTAGAATCTCTGAAACTCAGCGGTCAAGACGCCGTGCAAGCCGTGGAAGATTATGTGCACCCCTTGCTTGAAAAAGGCGCAGACACCATTATCCTCGGCTGCACCCACTTCGCCCACCTTGCGCCCATCATCGAACAAGTGGCAGGCCTGGGCGTTTCCGTTATCAGCACCGAAACCGCCGTCGCCAAAGAAGTCGCCCGCCGTCTGGAAGCCGAAAACCTGCTCGCCCAACCGGCTGAGCCAACCACACAAGCGGCTTCCGCCGAATTCTGGAGCAACAGCGACTTACCGCTGTTCCAAAAGCAAGTGGCCGCTTTGTGGGGGCACGACACCCAAAACGGCATTCAAATCAAATCCTTCTAACCAGCCCTTCAAACGTCACAAAGCCTGACAAAACGTTTGAAATGGCGTCTTGCCCTTGAAACTCGCAACCTGTTTCCATACTCTAAACATTCGATCGGGATCACCTGATGCATTTATCCTCCGATTTATTTCCCCTAAGGAACCTAAATAACAAGGAGTTTACGATGAAAAAATCCATCACACTGATGCTGGCCGCTCTGGCCGGAACCGCGTTTATCAGCACCGGTGCCATGGCCGCCAAAGGGTCTGACAAAGACCCATACACCGCGTCCATGCAAAGCTATGCCAAAGAAAACCCGGCCTTATCCCAATCCCTCAAGGCCTATCAGCAAGAACTCAAAAAAGTCATGCAAAAGCACCCAGAACTCGACGAAGGAGCTTCCAAGTCAGAGAATGGCGAATAACACCTTATGAAATGGCGGCGCCAGTTAGCGCCGCTTTTTTGAGACCGAATTTACCTGTCTTTCCGCCCAATGACCAACTCAATAACCAGTCCAATAACGCACCATCAAACCGATTCAAAATAAACAAAACCAATGGGATGTCGATTTTCTTCAATCCTTTTGCCGCGCCCTTTTCTAACATGACTCCTGACACAACCACAGGAGGTCAACATGACAAAACGAATCGATTACGCCGCCATTTCACCCGAAGCGATTAAAATCCTGCACCAGCAGGAAGCTTACCTGCGCCACCAATTCCAACAAAGCGACACCGTGCCCGTCCACACCTGGGAACTGGTCAAACTGCGCGTCTCGCAAAT
This window harbors:
- a CDS encoding DUF2846 domain-containing protein, with product MYLKVASIVIFSVFFTGCASVPLERKDISDKAKTFQAPTNGNAGLYIFRTHGLGASVKKNIWIDDVCIGQTAPNIFFYQEVKGDKEHTISTESEFSPNHLVLKTESGKIYFIEQYMKMGVFVGGSDLELVDANEGKKAVLDMNLAQKGFCKLE
- a CDS encoding MFS transporter; the encoded protein is MKWASFKRFGSPWFYGYGFQGIVVLGIVPILMPLIVSEHAGASTAGLVVASFYVGQLLGPLVGMLSDRFALHKPLYLSGFVLLGGALVFFPYVQDTSFWLILAFLQGFGSVASNTVAGIFIVERYEKSEWDERIGVMQTLYGVGQAIGLAAAAVLFPEPAVAYLLAAALMIPGMLVGYASIPSMRKQQAHPRLRGQFQHKRHLPFRSPMVLLSKLELSFHQAILKIPALLTSRFGLFIVGWFFIMLGNWLLYNLYPLLMRSVFDMDADVSSVYNALGAIIGIFLYAPAGMLGEKIGDGKVVLAGILASLLAVGLMAFFAYFNFHGLAFFIGGLAFVLIPASWSPLIVGGTSWSAELSSLSQGEALGIFNSTTALACVISALGAGYIAEFVGYKAILLVSLAFTVLSLFVILRVMATDAAPTETEASATKAS
- a CDS encoding cytochrome ubiquinol oxidase subunit I, yielding MELDAAILSRMQFALTVSFHILFPSITIGLATAIAIWEGLWLKTRNPVYFQLAKFWIKPFAVTFGMGVVSGIVLSFEFGTNFSGFSEKVGPVLGPLLAYEVLTAFFLEAGFLGVMLFGWQRVSERMHFFATVIVMLGTWLSAFWILSANSWMQTPAGYELVDGHFQVRDWWEVIFNPSMPHRVAHMLLAAMLTASFIIIAVSAWHVLRDQQAQWAKKSLSMALWGTLVLVPLQIFVGDGHGLNVKEYQPVKLAAIEGIWPEHEQPLPLVLFAWPNMEEERNDYEVAIPHLGSLILTHTLDGGAQGLTSVPPEDRPYVPIVFFSFRVMVGIGFLMLFVSLWALWLRRKSRLYENKPFLTVARWMWPVGSIATLAGWYVTETGRQPWLVEGLVRTMEVASPLPAEKVLWSLSVFVVLYGTLLLAYLYFMRKLLRQGAPSLEALESQLNAPELPGYAKALVKQVADKPTEGGAR
- the cydB gene encoding cytochrome d ubiquinol oxidase subunit II; amino-acid sequence: MEQELALFYFLLLGFGVLMYVILDGFDLGLGVLYPWFDGEGERDTVMRSISHVWDGNETWLVFGGVVLFAAFPAAYAHLLSSLYVPLVLMLVGLILRGVAFEYRFKSVRSKRVWDAAFFGGSTLAAMCQGMVLGAVVQGGEMVGEMFVLHWVTPFTIFTGLSVVAAYALLASCYLVLKTRGDLLVRAARLGRRLVVAMMVSLVIVSLWMLYSNEWVRTRWLEGLNALYLLPMPVLSAVFGFWLYRALDGNECGARPFWLAVGLFVMGFVGLVAGLFPFLLPHQVTLWELHAPESSLWFALPGVLIFLPLVLAYTLWGYRIFAGKVEDFEEGY
- a CDS encoding ABC transporter permease, which produces MQALKNIIRLGVKELWSLYRDPGMMILILYIFTFAIYSSATAKPDTLHMAPIGIVDEDDSRLSQRIVSAFFPPKFETPAKLSINQIDRALDSGRYTFVINIPPNFQRDILAGKKTEIQLNIDATRMSQSFSGNNYIQQIINQEVSEFLQGYRSIEAGQVAIVNRMRFNPNLEESWFGAIMEIINNVTMLSIMLTGAALIREREHGTIEHLLVMPVTPAEIMIAKIWSMSLVVIVSTFLSLNLVVRGALDVPIEGSTLLFLVGALLHLFATTSMGIFLATIARSMPQFGMLIVLVLLPLEILSGGTTPRESMPEIIQNIMLVAPTTHFVELSQAILYRAAGFDVVWPQFLALFCIGNALFIFSLMRFRKTISQMA
- the murI gene encoding glutamate racemase, whose translation is MTTSRPIGVFDSGIGGLPIARQIRALLPNENIVYVADTLHTPYGEKTEDYILQRSLAVTDFLLAQHAKAIVVACNTATMVSIKTLRERHAVPFIGVEPGVKPAAIHTQTGVIGVLATEKTLTSDAFNQLAKRVAGNVQMEIQPCPKLVRLVESLKLSGQDAVQAVEDYVHPLLEKGADTIILGCTHFAHLAPIIEQVAGLGVSVISTETAVAKEVARRLEAENLLAQPAEPTTQAASAEFWSNSDLPLFQKQVAALWGHDTQNGIQIKSF
- a CDS encoding sensor domain-containing diguanylate cyclase, producing the protein MNDDLYQTLLESTKAIPWQIDWPTLTFSYIGPQIETLLGWPQNSWKSIDDWVERMHPDDRERVVNFCVSQSKSGIDHEADYRALTQNGDYIWIRDVVHVVRKDDGEVESLVGFMFDITERKQNEEALKELNRELERMSFLDGLTHVPNRRRFDRKLDDAWAEAGRTQTPVSMILLDIDVFKAYNDHYGHYKGDECLIQVAKALSDVVESPGLLARYGGEEFALLLPGTDAVQAKTLAERCADAIHTLAIPHVASQTAPVVTVSQGVATVTPDATLASYSLIEAADQFLYAAKKGGRNRIESAPAD